The sequence AGCTGTTTTTAGCGTATCTATGACTAAGGGTGTTTGTTGATGGTCATAAAGCTTATAAGCTATGATTTCATTATTAAGAAGATCCATAAGTGATGATAAATAAAATGATATTGAATATAGGTAATGTCTGTTGCTGATTTGGTTTTATAGTTGTAAAATCCAATTTATTATGTTAGCCTACTTTAAAACGTTTTTTTTAACTAGAAGGTAGGAAAATAGCTAGAATTAACATAATTCGGGATTTAAACCTTTGGGATAAAAATTCCATATTTTTTCTTAGTAATTTCAATATATTGCATATAAAGGTCATTAAAACCTTCTAACTTTAGGAGAAAAATAGCTGTTTTTAAAGATTCCATATACCCCTTATATCCAAGACTAAACTGGGCTATCCCTTTTCTATAGAATAATGAGTATAGGGAATGATGTGTCTGTTTGTTGATACAGAAATTTATTCCTGCATTAGAAGTTTCGATGACTTTCTGATGCTCATCTAGCATGTGAAAGTTATACGCTATATTCGAGTAAACTTTTATGATTAGAAAGTCTTTATATTTCGTATTAGTAACATCGTTCATTAAGGAATCTAAAATAAATGTTAGTATTTCAATACTAATTTCGTAATTGCTATGGTTTTCGGCTATCAATAAGCTTATGAGAAATAGAATTCTAATCTCTATGTAACTGTACTTATAATCCTTATATTTTTTTATGTTAAAGTTTGGAATAGTTAGGCGTAAACTTCTTATTAAGTCAAGCTCAGCAGCATCCCATTCAATAGAAAAACTAGAGTGAAATTTTCTAATAGAGCTAATGAATACTTTAAACTGCGTCAATTCATGAATATTAACTAACGATACTCCGGTTTTTGATGAAAAATTATCATGTATACTTTTCTCTAACTCAATAAGCTTATCTTTATGGTAATTTGCTGTAATGTAGTCAAGTTCATCGTGATAATCCACTAAATGCTTATTGGACCTACAGCTTTTGAGTAACTCTAATAGATCAAACTTATAAGCAAGTGAAAGTAATTCCAAAGTTTCGTATCTAGGCTTGACTTCGCCATTTTCAATTTTCCTTATGGTATCTACATTCACGCCCACTTTTTTTTGAACATACGATTGACTATACCCCATATCTTTTCTTAATCTATTGAGTTCCCTACCAAAATATGCAAGGTCATAACTAATGAACATGCTCCTCCCCCCTAACTTTATATCAAATTAATTATTTTTATTTTTTTATATTTTTATAATAGTCTTAAAATTATTTTAAAACTATTATAAGTCAAAGTCAACAAATAATTAGCTTTTAAATGTTAAATAGTAAATTTTGTATGTCTTTAATTATTATAGTGATAGCTGAACAAGGTACTGCTTAATAAAGGAAATACTGGTGATGTGTTTACTATTCTTAAATAATGGAGCTCTCGGACTTCGTGTTCCTCACCCCATCTTTCGTTTAGCTAATCAGCTCTTAAGTTATCCCATCGAAATTAATTGTACTGCTAATATACTCACTTGGGGTCAATGAATTGTCTGAGTTTGTCTACAAGCTGAAACCCCGATTAACATCGGGGTTTAAATTAATTTAATTATGATATTATTTTTTTAATATATCTTCCGAATATTTTATGAAAAAAGGTTGTTATTAAGGGGGATACTCAGTCAATAGACATGACCCAAGAGGTCAAAAATATTATGATGAGGGGGAAAACAATGGATTTAGGTAGAATGTCTATCAAAGGAAAAGAAAATATAATACTTAGAGAGATCGAGGGTGAATACATTTTGGTTCCTATCTCACGCAATTTTAGTAACACAACATCTATATATAAACTAAATAAAACCTCTGTCTATATTTGGGACTTAATAAAGGATAATGAGGTTAAACTAACTAAACTGGCTCATAATTTTAGTGAAAAGTTTAAGGTAGATGAAGAAACTGCACTGAATGACGTGAATGATTTACTTTACAAACTTAATGAATATAGTCTTATTGAGCTAAACAATGAAGCAGATTAATTATTGGATTGCTCCGCATAGTGTTTATCAATTTGAGTTCCCTAATGATTTTATGTATAAGGGTTCAAATATAACAGATGTTAAGGCGTCAGGCAGAATAACGATAGCTAAAGAACTAGGATGCTTGGACAAGCCTCCAAAAGGATTAAGTTTGAGTACTTGGAATTTATGTGGCAGTATAAGTAATTATAGTATAAGAACTGAATTTAAAAGCAATTATGACTTATCTCCTGGGAGTTTATTAACAGTAGGAAGAGACACAGATGTAACTATATATACTCCCTATATTGACTATTATATACTCGGCAATGATTTAAGTTATATTTCTTTGATGAACAAGGTAATGACAATCAGATGTTCTTCATTTATATTAAAAGAGACTTTATTTCTATTCTTAGGTGAGAGTGGAAGTGGAAAAAGTACTATTGTAGCAGAGGCTAAGGAAAATTTCATTAATCCTATCATTCTTTCAGATGACCACTTAGGTTTAAATGTTGAAAATAATTCTATAAGTGCTTTTACACCACTTTGGGATAAAGTGAATCTAGATATGAAAGAAGCAAAATGTAAAGAAATAAAAAAAATGATTGTATTCTTGCTTGAGGATGAATCTAGTAGAAAGAAAATTCAACGAGTATCAAGTGTTATTGAAAAAATTACATTTGTGCTTAAATCTACTGTTTTATTCGGGGTAGATAAGGGTATTTCAAAAAAATTATTAGATTATTCGAAAGGAATACTACATTATGACTTTTATATTGCTCCACAAAAAAACTGTATCAAAATTTTTGACTTTATACGAAGTATAGAATAATTAAGGATTTTATAATGGATAAGTATACATGCACTAAAACCCAATTCGAGATATTAAAAATATTACTTCATCACCATGAGTTTATTTCCCTTAATTTTAAGGGGAGTAGCATGCATCCAACTATTTTAAACTACTCTACAGTTAATATTGTAGCACCCAGAGGTTATGAAATAGGCAAAATTTACGCATATCATGATGATTTAGAGAGTTTCCCGAGGTTAGTTTGCCATAGATTAATCAAGATACAAGGGGGGCTATACTATTTTAAAGGTGATAATAGAAATAAAGTAGATGTACCAATCAAGAAAGACTTTATACTAGGGGAGGTGAAGCTTTGAGTCTAGTTAGTAATGTATTAGGTTTTGAACTTACTGATTCTTGTAATTTTTACTGTATTCATTGCTACTTAGGAAAGAAAAAAAATAACTATCTAAATACAAATATTATTAGTTTTGTTGAAAAACTATTAGGTAATCAATTTGTAATCGTTGATTTCACAGGTGGTGAGCCACTGTTACACCCGGAGTTTATTGATATATATACTTTCCTTGTAAAAAGAGGGTATCTTATAAGAATATACACTAATGGATCCATTTTAAATAAAGAGATAATGGATTTATTTCGTCAGTATATGCCATATCACATTTATATATCAGTATATGGTATGACATCAGCAACTTATCAAGAGATTACTGGAACCAATTTATTTGATAAGGTATTCGAAAATATAGGAGTTTTAAATGATATATGTAATGACTTAACCTTAAACTTTACTGTGCTAAGGCAGAATTATAATGATGTAGAGTATTTTAAAGCATATTGCGCTACTAATAAGTTTAGATATTCCATATCTAATCAAGTAATACCTAATTTAGATAATAGCCTTAATGTTGAAAACTATAGACTGCATCCTAAAGAAATAGTAGACCTTAATACAAACATTGTTACTACTGCTGACTCACCTCACTATTGTGACGCAGGAAAAAGTATATTTATAGATTCTACAGCGATGTTACGCGGTTGCCCAATTTTAAAAACTAAATATGATTTACATCTTTCAAAACCTTGTACGGATATGCAACAAATTAAACTAGCAAGAAGACAAATAATAGAATTTTGTAAAGAGGAAAAAATGTGTGCAGGGTGGTTAAATATAGAAGAAAATGCAATAAATTATGTCAACAAAATAGCATATTATAGGAAAAACAAGGGATTATGAAAGAGATCATAAAGATTATTAAACTATCAGAAGTTCAACTTAGTAAAATAGTTATATGTTTTGTTATGGGTATACTCTCATCTTTATTGGCTACTGTACCAGTACTTTTCTTAGGGTACGCTATTTCTGCTCTTACTTCTGATGTTATTCAACCATTAAATGTTTTCCCAAATCTTAATCAAGCTACATTTTATCTAATGATATACGTATTAACCTTGCTCACTTCAATTATTTTCAGAAATGTATTTTGCTATTATTCTACAATAATTTCTGATGGAGTTATTATATCACTACGGAAACAAATTTATAGTAAAATTTTATCATTGGAGTATTCAGTATTTAATAAAAAGAGTAAGGGTGAATTAATACATATTACTATGAACGAAACACAAAAACTTGATTTTATTTTTAGCCAAGCCTTGTTTACGGTGTTCTCAGATATATTTGACTTGATGTGGATTTCAATAATTTTATTTTTTACTGACTGGAAATTAGTACTTATACTGGCTTCGATAGTTCCATTTATTTATTATGCCAGCATAGTAACGGCTAAAATCCAGAAGAAGATCTTTTCTGATATATCTAAAATTGATAGTAAAATAACTTCAAAAATTGAATCCACCTATAATGGACTTGAAAGCATAAAGGCTTATTGTTCAGAAGATTTAGAGATGGATAAGTTTTCAAAATTGACAAGCGAATCATTGGTAAAAAAGAAGAAAAGTGCTGCAATACTTTCGTTTTACTTTCCCACTGAAGGGGTATTACGTTTAATAGGAACAAGCTTTTTACTATTTTATTGTTTTTACCAGATTCAAAATGGATTGATAGAGATTGGATTTATTACTGTCATGCTAAACTACTCAAATAAGTTTTATAATCCTATTCAAAATACATCCAAGTATTATCAATCAATTCAAGCAGGATTAGTTTCTTCAAAAAGAATTCTAGAAGTATTATCTCTAACCGAGGAAAGAAAAGAAAAAAAGCTGGATTTCTATCATACTAATACTCCAACAAATGAGATTATTTTTACAAATATTAATTTAAGTATAGATGATAAGGAAGTATTTTCTGATTTGTCGTTTAAGTGTTCAAAAGGTGATATTATTTTGGTTAAAGGAAAGAGTGGGGCGGGAAAATCAACTTTTTTGAAGATGATGTTAAAATTCTATCCTGTGGAGGATAATAAAATAAAAATTTTTGGATTAGACATAAATTCATTTGATACAAAAAAACTAAGATCAATTATTACCTACTCTAGTCAAAATATTTTTTTAACTAATGAAAGTATATATAGTAACATTGAGTATCCTAGCATTAGCAGAAGTAACCAATTGTTTAGAAGTAAAGAAACCATCGGAAAATTTATAGATCAACTAAGTATTAAAAAACCTTTAGACTTTACTGTTTTTGAAGGTGGAAGTAACATCTCCGGTGGAGAAAAAAAAAGAATTGACTTTGCAAGAGCCTATATAAAAGAGGCAGAGATATTTTTATTTGATGAACCAACTGCAGGCTTAGATATTGATAATGAGAGTATTATACTTAAAAAAATCAAAGAATTAAAAGGGAAAAGCACCGTGTTTATAGTAACGCACAGTGAGAGTGCTTTAGCATATGAAATTGCTGATAGAGTAATTGAATTATAAAGTGTTTAGAATAAGGGGGTATAAAATGTCTTTTACGAAATCAAATAATAGAATTCCGGAAATAGGCCATTTTGAGATCACAAGAGATTGTAATAATAAATGTGGTTTTTGTTATAACTTCAAGGATGAGAAAGAAGAGCTATCCACTGAACAGATTTTTAGTTTAATTGATCAAGTTGTTGACAAAGGCTGTATTTATATAAATATTTCCGGAGGAGAACCGTTGTTAAGACGGGATTTTAGCTCTATATACGAATATATTATTAAAGCAGGAGTTCGTGTTAGTATAGAAACAAATGCTTCGCTACTTACTAAGGATATGTTGGATTTGTTTGAAGAATTTCCGCCTTCAAAAATTCTAGCATCATTATACGGTTATTATCAAAAAACCTATAGAATAGTAACTAGGTCTTCAGTTGATGTTGAAGTAGTGAAAAATAATATTATTGATCTTCGCAATATTTGTGAGGATGTGCTAGTCAGAACTCCTGTTACAAGAGATAACTTTCAGGAATTATACTTAATTGAGCGATTTGGGAAAGAAGTTAATTGTAAGTTTTCATACGACCCCAAAATATGGTGGCGTCAAGATGGGAAAAGAAATGCCAAGTATAGGTGTACTTCAAGAGAAGTCTATAAGATGTTAACAGTGTCTCCTATTTATAAAGAATTATACAGGAAAGTAGTTGAACTAGAACAAAGACCATACACAATTAGTGGATGCAACTGGGGGAAAAAGGAGTTTTATATAAATCCTTATGGAGAAATGCATTATTGTATTGTTTTCTGGGCAAATAAATATGACCTAACTAAAGGCAATTTTAAGGAAGCATGGGATGTATGGTATGAAAGATTTAATCATAAGAAATGCGTAGGAAAATTAATTTACCCAACTCAAAACAATTGTCCTGCTGGTTATATATATTACCATACATCGATTGATCCTATTGACACTTTGAATGATTTTAATCACTAACTTAATTGGGACTAAAGAAGAAAGGGGGTGAGTAGGATGAAAGAAGATTATAAAAAACCAATTTGCGAAGAAATAGTATTTGATACTCAATCAACTACAGTATTGGGGAATTGTACACATTGGAAAGATTCACCAAGTCCAAACTAGGGGTAGCCATTTAATGCTAAAAACGCTCTTTTCTTAGAAAAGAACGTTTTTAGCATTTTATAATGTTATAATCTTGTTTTACAGGTGGATACTTCACTGAAAGGGTTTGGTGGCTTGTAAATAGATACATGATAAAAAACAAGAAACATTAAATCCAACCAATAATAATCATAACTTAACTCACCATAGCATAGCGTCATTGCATTCTCTTACTCCAGTTCATAGTCAAACGGATAAACATCATTTACATCTTTTTTTAGTTGATGAGCGAATCTTTTTGCGTCCATTTCCTCGATCACGTTATTTTCCTTGTAGACTTTAACATTCCATACTTCGCCATCATCTTCTACCAATAACTCTGCAGGGTACTCAGAACCATCATTAAACTTTATCTTCCCTTTTTTCCAAGGCATGAAGAAGGACCTCCTTTTTTTAAAAATTTCATTTATAGTTTTTTAGTGCAGGAAGTTATTTATTCGCTTAATATGTCTTAATTTCATTTTGTGAATGATAAAATAGTAGTGTGGTAAAAAAAGGACTTTTGCCTATGTGTAGAGAAATTTAAAAGAAAATACCTATGAGGGTGACATATATGAAAAAAAATAAGAAATTGCGCTGGATACCACCGTTTATATTACTGCTAGTGAGCATTTGGGTGGGTATGCAGGGATTGAATCTCAAAAACTATGTGATTTATTTTCTAATAATGCTGGCAAATGGGCAGATTCGAACACATTTTTTAAACGGTAAGTTCATACTGTTGTCTGTGTTTATTGATCTGGGGTTGGCATATTTTTTACATGGAAGATTTTTTGGCATGACATACTTACTTTTGTATATACCCCTTTTCGACGGCCTATGTATGTTAAATGAAGAAAAAATAGCTACAACTATTGTATCTACAGGTGTATTATATTGGGTAATAAAGGACAGAGAACCTGAGATTGTTCTTATGAATGTGTTGTTACTTACTGTTTTTATTTTACTTATACAGACTATGAAAAAAATGGGGAGTACAATAAAAGACTTAGAAAAACATTATGATGAGAATAGAAGCTATAGCTATCAATTGGAGGAGACCAAAGAAAGACTTGAGAAATACAATCGCAACATCGAAAGTGTAGCTCAGCTGGAGGAACGCAATAGAATTTCTAGGGAGATACACGATACAATCGGACACAAATTAACAGCTACTCTATTACAATTAGAGGCAGTAATTAGGGTACAAAAAATAGAATCGGATACAAGGAAAATGCTTGAGTCAGTTAGGGATAATCTATCAGCTAGTGTGGATATACTTCGTAAAACTGTAAAAAAGATCGGTGGCAGCACAAAAATCACAGGCATAAACTCTATCAGAAAGCTTGTACAGGACCTTGAAGAATCCACATCAGTGAAGGTCAATCTTGATATAAAGGGAATTGTACGAAAGCTGTACCCCAGTGTAGAACTTGCCATATATAAAAATATCCAAGAGGCTATGACAAATGCCATAAGACATGGAATGTGTACTAGTATTGACATAGAAATAAACTATTTTCATGACAAGGTAATATTCTCAGTTAACAATGACGGAAAGGGCTGTGAGGAAGTTAGTTTTGGAATGGGCTTAAAGGGAATGAAGGAGCGTATAGAGTTAGTTGGTGGTGAGCTTTTCATAGTAGCTAAAACCAAAGGATTTGAAGTAAAGGGTATTATCCCAGTGGAAGGAGATGTGTCATAGGTGGATATTAAAGTTATGCTAGTTGATGATGATGATTTAGTTAGAAACAGCCTTGCCATGATATTGCAGACAGATCCAGTTATCAAGGTAGTTAGTACATGCCAAAATGGAGACATAGCTTTTAAAGAGCTGCAAAAGGGATTAGTTGTAGATGTTATAATGATGGATATAAGGATGCCTATCTGTGACGGTGTGGAAGCAACACGACGGATAATGGAGCTTTACCCCAAGATGAAAATAATCATTCTTACAACCTTTGACGATGATGAATACTTACTAAATGGTTTGAAATATGGAGCTAAGGGGTATCTTTTAAAAAATACCAACCCGGATAAAATAATGGAATCCATTAAAGTTGTTAATTCCGGCAGTGTCTTAATACAGGGAGATGTCTCGCCACGGTTAGTAAAAATGCTAAAGGGTGATAGTGACAGTTTTTTAGATAGTTATGACCTATCAAGTAGTGAAAGAGATATAATCAAGCTCATATCCCAAGGGATTACTAATAAGGAGATTGCGGATAAATTGTTCTTAAGTGAAGGAACAGTGAAAAATAAAATCACTCAAATATTAAACAAATTGGACCTAAGGGACAGAACCCAAATAGCAATATTTTACCTAAAAGGAGGCCAGTAAGCCGCCCCTTAATGCCCTAAGTATTGTAGGGGGTCCCCTTGTGGGGCCCTGACAGGATGAGGTCGGCTAGGGTATGTTTGATATCCATTAAGTATTCAGGAGGGGGAAAAATGAGTACACCTCACAGGAAGAAAATTAGAATCAAAGACTATGATTATTCTTTGGCGGGAGGTTATTTTGTAACAATATGCACAAATAATAAAACCAAGATTTTTAGTAATGTTTCCAATGGAGAAGTAAATCTAACACCTTGTGGGAAGATGATTGACGAAAAATTGAAGGAAATGGGAAATAAATATAATGGGGTTATATTAGACGAATACGTAATAATGCCTAACCACATTCATGTTATTTTAATACTAGAAGGTGATTCAGTGCCTCTACACTCCTTGATTGGTAAGTTTAAATCAGTAACAACAGTTGAATACTTTAAAAGGGTAAAAGACTTAGGGTGGAAGCCTGTAGATAAAAAGTTATGGCAAAGGAATTACTATGAACACGTTATTAGGAATAATAAGGATTTATTTGTACATAGAAATTATATAGAAGAAAACCCGACAAGATGGGATTCAGACGAATATTACTAACAGTTCCTAAAGGGTTTGTGTTGTTTATGATATTGTAGGGGGTCCCCTTGTGGGGGCCTGACAGGATGAGGTCTGCTAGGGCATGTTTTGTAGGTCAGGGTGGTACAAGACCACCCCCTACCAGTGCATATAATGACTTAAGTCACTTGGGGTCGTTACTCTGGGTGATTTTTTTTGGTGTTAATCTAGATATAATAGAATTAGAAAAGAAAGAGGGGGTATTTAAATGAGTATTATAACCTTAAACAATCTTGTCAAAAGATATGGAAATAATATAGCAGTGGATAATGTAAACTTGAAAGTTAATCAAGGAGAAATATTTGGTCTTTTAGGTCCTAATGGTGCAGGTAAAAGTACCACTATTAAAATGATCATGGGTTTACTGAAACCAAACGCTGGGGAAGTTTTCGTTGACAAGTACAATGTGGAGAAACAAAACTTAGAGGCCAAGAGGCTGTTAGGGTTAGTACCACAGGAACTAGCTGTGTTTGAAAGCTTATCTGCTAGGGAAAATGTTCAGTTTTTTGGTGGTTTATACGGACTAAGGGGTAAAGAGTTAGATGAGAAAATAGATCAAGCACTGGAGTTTACAGGTCTTAAGGACCGCCAAAAGGAAGTGGCTAGTAAGTTTTCAGGTGGTATGAAAAGAAGGTTAAACATAGCCTGTGCCATAGTTCACCAACCACAAATAATAATAATGGATGAACCAACGGTAGGTATCGACCCACAATCTAGAAACCACATCTTAGATTCAGTGAGAGAACTAAACAGAAGAGGTGCAACCATAATTTATACCAGTCACTATATGGAAGAGGTTGAAGCTGTTTGCTCGAGGGTAGGTATCATCGATCATGGAAAACTAATTGCATGTGGAACCAAAGAACAACTAAAAGAGCAAATAGGTACAGAAAAAAAGATATTAATTGAACTAAAAAAGCTTAATGAAGATGTTATTCCAGAAATTAAAGAAATTCCTGGGGTGGTGGGAGTAGCCCATAAAGAAAATAAACTCGAGGTACACACTCAAAACTCCCATGATCACCTACAAGATATATTATTTGTCTTAGGGAAATGGAATCTTGCAGTGCGTAATATCGGTGTAAAAGAGCCGGATTTAGAAAGTCTATTCCTAGAGCTTACCGGTAAAGTGTTGAGGGATTAAGGAGGGACTCCAGATGTATGAGTTATTTATAATAGCTAGAAAAAATATAAAACTTTTTTTCAAAAACATTGTATTAATACCCATGTTTGTTGGGATCCCATTGTTCCAAACTTATATGATGAGCAATATGCTTGGTAGTGAACCATCAACGGGGGTAGTGGAAGGGTTTGTTAAACTTACTTTACTAGGTGAACAGATGGGAACAGCCCTTGACTTCCCCATGGTTTCAGTGCTAATCCAATTTGTATTTATAACCTCTGTTGTATTAAGTGCTACCATGATGACTGAAAGGCAGGAGAACACGTATCTAAGGATACTGGCTTCACCTATTAGGAAATGGAAAGTGGTAGTGGGGAACTTAATAGGGAACACTCTAGTAGTTCTTATGGTATCATCATTTATCATGCTAGGCAGTTACTTGGTATTTGATATATCTTGGGGTAGCTCAATGGCTCTTTTAATACCATTTACCATTTTAGTAGCCTTTGCAGCTGCTTCAATATTATACTTCATAGCATCATTTTTTACCTCCCCTAAAGTTGCTGAAGGTGCCATGAGTATGATAGTTATTTTAATGACATTTTTAAGTGGTGGTTTTACAGGAGAAGGATCCCTTCCAAGATTAAGGTATCTCACTTTTAACAAATATGCAGTTGATGGTTTTCTAGGGATAATTAGAGAGCAAAATATAGGAGTACTAGCTACAAATGCCTTAGTCTTATTATCATTAGCGGTCTTATCTATCATAGCTGCCACCATTATCTATGAAAGAAGGGATTTAAATGGTTAGTATCTGGATAGCAAAAAATATAATCTCAAGGCTGTTTCGTGAAATACAGACATATATTTTCCTGATTATATTCCCAATCCTTAGTGCCTTTATAGCACTGGCTATGGTATCTAACGTAAGTTCCATAACTGTTGGGGTAGCAGGACTAGAAAATAAGGAAATGCTAGAGTACTTCCAACTAAGCGACTCATATGAATTTATTGAAGTGCCAGGAAATAGAATCAATAATTTTGTAAAAAATGGAGAAGTGGATTACGGAATAATATTTCCAAATGGTTTATTAAGTTCAATGGAAAATGGACTAAAGCCTTCTGCAGAACTGGTGGCAATGAATAATACAACAGAGGCAACAGAACTAACAGGTTTTTTGAATGGTATGCTAGAAGCTATACACACAGGTGGAAATCAAACTCCTGTTAATACCGACCATGTTGCTGAGTTGACCCGTGTTGGTGTAGGTATCATGACCATGTTTATCATCATGTATATTGGTTATGGAGTGGGAGTTATCCTTGAGGATAAGAAAGAAAAGACATTCATGCGCAGCTATTCAGCACCTATAAGTAGCTATTCAATGGTGCTAGGAAACCTGTTGGCAAATATCCTGCTAGGAGTAATTCAACTACTGATATTCATAGTCTTTAGCACCTATGTTCTAGGATTTGACTGGGGGATATCACTAATAAACCTATTTATTATACTATTTGTGTACATGATCACAGTTATAGGATTAGCAGTTGGTTTAATGGGTTTTATAAGTGATAATGAGAAGTATTTTGCTGTAACAATAATAGTAGCAACTGCTAGCTGTATGCTAGGGGGAAGCTTCTTTCCCTTAGAATATATGAACACAACCTTACAAAAGATAGCTAATTTTCTTCCACAAAAATGGGTAATGGAATCATATGACGTACTATACCTAGGGGGGAGCCTCTACGATATAAGAACGAACCTGATTATACTAGCACTATTCGCCATAGCACTATTCAGTTTTGGAATAAAAACCTTAAAGCCTCAGGAAGAGGACCTTTAAGGTTTTTTTCCTTGTCAACCATTTTTGAAAATGTCCTAAAAAAGTCTTAACATAAGCACCAGATTTCTGGTGCTAAATTCTAAAAACACTTTTCAGAATAGTTATGCTATTAACTTTTAATACTGCGACAATCTGTTGTTGTTCATGGCTTTCACAAAAGACAGTTGTAGCCGATGCTTCAGCTTCGGCTGACATTCAAAATGAACAGTATGATGGTAGGACTTTGTACTCGCCGTAAAACAAAAAGGCAGTGCCTAGAATGCACCTTGTTTTTGCGTAACTTTAATAAACCTAGTGATTTCTAAGATTCTTGCTAAGCTATGTTGTTCCTATGTAATTGCTTTTTTAAATATCTTTCAAATGATGCCTGTTTCCATGGGTGACTCATTGGAGGAATATATTTTTTCTTAGGTTTCTCAGGAAGAGTTGCTAGATCAAATGCTTTTGAAGAGGGTTTATGATGTGGTAGCAACTCAAGCAAATAAACCTGTTCACCAATACAGCAGTAAATGTCCCCATCAAAGGCTTTAATGACCATAGCTGTAGTACCCTTACGGTAATGCACTGCAACTCCATAAGCATTAACAGGCAGATAATACTCATTATGATATTTAATACAACTCCCATTATCAATTTTTCTAGAAGAAATTACCGCCAGTGTTAGATTGATTTTATCATTATCTGGTTGCGTTTCGAACACAGATTTGATACTATCAATAGGTAAAGCGAATCGCTTGTTGAATTTTTTTATGTAGGAGTAAAGGAATTTGTTTGCCTCCTCAATTGAGGAGACACCTCT comes from Alkalicella caledoniensis and encodes:
- a CDS encoding helix-turn-helix domain-containing protein, giving the protein MFISYDLAYFGRELNRLRKDMGYSQSYVQKKVGVNVDTIRKIENGEVKPRYETLELLSLAYKFDLLELLKSCRSNKHLVDYHDELDYITANYHKDKLIELEKSIHDNFSSKTGVSLVNIHELTQFKVFISSIRKFHSSFSIEWDAAELDLIRSLRLTIPNFNIKKYKDYKYSYIEIRILFLISLLIAENHSNYEISIEILTFILDSLMNDVTNTKYKDFLIIKVYSNIAYNFHMLDEHQKVIETSNAGINFCINKQTHHSLYSLFYRKGIAQFSLGYKGYMESLKTAIFLLKLEGFNDLYMQYIEITKKKYGIFIPKV
- a CDS encoding PqqD family protein; protein product: MDLGRMSIKGKENIILREIEGEYILVPISRNFSNTTSIYKLNKTSVYIWDLIKDNEVKLTKLAHNFSEKFKVDEETALNDVNDLLYKLNEYSLIELNNEAD
- a CDS encoding S24/S26 family peptidase encodes the protein MHPTILNYSTVNIVAPRGYEIGKIYAYHDDLESFPRLVCHRLIKIQGGLYYFKGDNRNKVDVPIKKDFILGEVKL
- a CDS encoding radical SAM protein; the encoded protein is MSLVSNVLGFELTDSCNFYCIHCYLGKKKNNYLNTNIISFVEKLLGNQFVIVDFTGGEPLLHPEFIDIYTFLVKRGYLIRIYTNGSILNKEIMDLFRQYMPYHIYISVYGMTSATYQEITGTNLFDKVFENIGVLNDICNDLTLNFTVLRQNYNDVEYFKAYCATNKFRYSISNQVIPNLDNSLNVENYRLHPKEIVDLNTNIVTTADSPHYCDAGKSIFIDSTAMLRGCPILKTKYDLHLSKPCTDMQQIKLARRQIIEFCKEEKMCAGWLNIEENAINYVNKIAYYRKNKGL
- a CDS encoding ABC transporter ATP-binding protein, which codes for MKEIIKIIKLSEVQLSKIVICFVMGILSSLLATVPVLFLGYAISALTSDVIQPLNVFPNLNQATFYLMIYVLTLLTSIIFRNVFCYYSTIISDGVIISLRKQIYSKILSLEYSVFNKKSKGELIHITMNETQKLDFIFSQALFTVFSDIFDLMWISIILFFTDWKLVLILASIVPFIYYASIVTAKIQKKIFSDISKIDSKITSKIESTYNGLESIKAYCSEDLEMDKFSKLTSESLVKKKKSAAILSFYFPTEGVLRLIGTSFLLFYCFYQIQNGLIEIGFITVMLNYSNKFYNPIQNTSKYYQSIQAGLVSSKRILEVLSLTEERKEKKLDFYHTNTPTNEIIFTNINLSIDDKEVFSDLSFKCSKGDIILVKGKSGAGKSTFLKMMLKFYPVEDNKIKIFGLDINSFDTKKLRSIITYSSQNIFLTNESIYSNIEYPSISRSNQLFRSKETIGKFIDQLSIKKPLDFTVFEGGSNISGGEKKRIDFARAYIKEAEIFLFDEPTAGLDIDNESIILKKIKELKGKSTVFIVTHSESALAYEIADRVIEL
- a CDS encoding radical SAM protein, which gives rise to MSFTKSNNRIPEIGHFEITRDCNNKCGFCYNFKDEKEELSTEQIFSLIDQVVDKGCIYINISGGEPLLRRDFSSIYEYIIKAGVRVSIETNASLLTKDMLDLFEEFPPSKILASLYGYYQKTYRIVTRSSVDVEVVKNNIIDLRNICEDVLVRTPVTRDNFQELYLIERFGKEVNCKFSYDPKIWWRQDGKRNAKYRCTSREVYKMLTVSPIYKELYRKVVELEQRPYTISGCNWGKKEFYINPYGEMHYCIVFWANKYDLTKGNFKEAWDVWYERFNHKKCVGKLIYPTQNNCPAGYIYYHTSIDPIDTLNDFNH
- a CDS encoding sensor histidine kinase gives rise to the protein MKKNKKLRWIPPFILLLVSIWVGMQGLNLKNYVIYFLIMLANGQIRTHFLNGKFILLSVFIDLGLAYFLHGRFFGMTYLLLYIPLFDGLCMLNEEKIATTIVSTGVLYWVIKDREPEIVLMNVLLLTVFILLIQTMKKMGSTIKDLEKHYDENRSYSYQLEETKERLEKYNRNIESVAQLEERNRISREIHDTIGHKLTATLLQLEAVIRVQKIESDTRKMLESVRDNLSASVDILRKTVKKIGGSTKITGINSIRKLVQDLEESTSVKVNLDIKGIVRKLYPSVELAIYKNIQEAMTNAIRHGMCTSIDIEINYFHDKVIFSVNNDGKGCEEVSFGMGLKGMKERIELVGGELFIVAKTKGFEVKGIIPVEGDVS